One Natrinema longum genomic window carries:
- a CDS encoding universal stress protein, which translates to MYDRILLPTDAEDGTELAVEHAIAVAEQTDAELHLLYVVDSDVYSTYSGDEYVHEFESLEAALEQVGEDALESASEAAHEAGLESTTVVRHGSPHEEILDYADEADVDLLVMGSKERSGEYRQLLGSVTDRVARLSSRPITIVKTPVESN; encoded by the coding sequence ATGTACGATCGAATCCTACTGCCGACCGATGCGGAAGACGGGACGGAACTCGCGGTCGAGCACGCCATCGCCGTCGCCGAACAAACCGACGCGGAACTCCACTTGCTGTACGTCGTCGACAGCGACGTGTACAGTACCTACAGTGGCGACGAGTACGTCCACGAGTTCGAAAGCCTCGAGGCGGCCCTCGAGCAGGTGGGCGAGGACGCGCTCGAATCGGCTTCCGAAGCGGCCCACGAGGCGGGCCTCGAGTCGACGACGGTCGTCCGGCATGGCTCCCCCCACGAGGAGATCCTCGACTACGCCGACGAGGCGGACGTCGACCTGCTCGTCATGGGATCGAAGGAGCGGTCCGGCGAGTATCGCCAGCTACTCGGCAGCGTCACGGATCGCGTCGCACGCCTCTCCTCGCGACCGATAACGATCGTCAAAACGCCGGTCGAATCGAACTGA
- the glmM gene encoding phosphoglucosamine mutase, with protein MQVFGSSGTRGVANEELTPAFVLRVAKAAGTTWRDGHGGDRVAIARDTRYTGRMLADAAASGLASTGTDVDRLGIVPTPGAQAYAEREGVPVMVITASHNPPQYNGVKLVGADGVELSIAALESIEERLLAESFTVAPWDETGRVREVAGVRRAYVDDLLAAAERERIADADLTVALDPGHGAGSLTSPEFFRELGCRVVTVNGQPDGHFPGRDPEPVPDNLTDLGRLVRATDADVGIAHDGDADRAIFFDETGEYVEGDATLAALAAAELEAGDTTVSAVNVSQRLVDVVGEVGAELELTPIGSTNIITRIEELEANGRRVPIAGEGNGGIFFPNHRLSRDGAYTAARFLELVAQRPVSEIVAPYDGYVNVRRNLEYESTAERDAMLDAAANQAQAADADLNTRDGYRLDYGDAWVLARPSGTEPLVRIYAEARDADRAERLVDDMYDALAAAKADA; from the coding sequence ATGCAAGTCTTCGGATCGAGTGGGACGCGGGGCGTCGCCAACGAGGAGCTGACGCCTGCGTTCGTCCTTCGCGTCGCGAAAGCGGCGGGGACGACCTGGCGCGACGGTCACGGTGGGGACCGCGTCGCGATCGCCCGCGACACGCGCTACACGGGGCGGATGCTGGCCGACGCGGCCGCCAGCGGGCTGGCGAGTACCGGGACCGACGTCGACCGCCTCGGGATCGTCCCCACGCCGGGCGCACAGGCCTACGCCGAACGGGAAGGGGTGCCGGTGATGGTCATCACGGCCTCACACAACCCGCCCCAGTACAACGGCGTCAAACTCGTCGGGGCCGACGGCGTCGAACTCTCGATCGCCGCCCTCGAGTCGATCGAGGAACGGCTGCTCGCGGAATCGTTCACCGTCGCCCCCTGGGACGAAACGGGACGCGTCCGGGAGGTAGCGGGCGTCCGGCGGGCCTACGTCGACGACCTGCTCGCCGCTGCCGAGCGGGAGCGGATCGCCGACGCCGACCTCACCGTCGCGCTCGATCCGGGTCACGGGGCTGGCTCGCTGACCAGTCCCGAGTTCTTCCGCGAACTGGGCTGTCGCGTCGTGACAGTCAACGGCCAGCCCGACGGTCACTTCCCGGGCCGTGACCCCGAGCCCGTCCCCGACAACCTCACGGACCTCGGCAGGCTCGTCCGGGCCACCGACGCCGACGTCGGCATCGCCCACGACGGCGACGCCGATCGGGCCATCTTCTTCGACGAGACCGGCGAGTACGTCGAGGGCGATGCCACCCTCGCCGCCCTCGCCGCGGCCGAACTCGAGGCCGGCGACACCACCGTCTCGGCGGTCAACGTCTCCCAGCGGCTCGTCGACGTCGTCGGCGAGGTCGGGGCCGAACTCGAGCTCACGCCGATCGGTTCGACGAACATCATCACCCGCATCGAGGAACTCGAGGCCAACGGCCGGCGGGTCCCGATCGCGGGCGAGGGCAACGGAGGGATCTTCTTCCCCAACCACCGGCTCTCGCGCGATGGGGCCTACACGGCCGCGCGATTCCTCGAGTTGGTCGCCCAGCGGCCGGTCAGCGAGATCGTCGCCCCCTACGACGGCTACGTCAACGTCCGGCGCAACCTCGAGTACGAGTCGACGGCGGAACGCGACGCGATGCTCGATGCGGCCGCCAACCAGGCCCAGGCCGCCGACGCGGACCTCAACACGCGCGACGGCTACCGGCTGGATTACGGCGACGCCTGGGTGCTGGCCCGCCCCTCCGGGACCGAACCGCTCGTCCGGATCTACGCCGAAGCCCGCGACGCCGACCGCGCCGAGCGGCTCGTCGACGACATGTACGACGCGCTAGCGGCTGCGAAGGCCGACGCCTGA
- the hisI gene encoding phosphoribosyl-AMP cyclohydrolase, whose protein sequence is MDDDVSVDFGEDGLVPAVAQDADTGEVLMVAYVSPDALERTRETGRAHYYSRSREELWEKGATSGHVQEVTEVRVDCDADTLLYLVDQEGGACHTGHRSCFYRTIDGEQVGERVFDPETVYE, encoded by the coding sequence ATGGACGACGACGTTTCGGTCGATTTCGGCGAGGACGGACTCGTCCCCGCCGTGGCACAGGACGCCGACACCGGCGAGGTACTGATGGTCGCGTACGTCTCGCCGGACGCCCTCGAGCGGACCCGCGAGACCGGCCGCGCACACTACTACTCCCGCAGTCGCGAGGAACTCTGGGAGAAGGGCGCGACGAGCGGCCACGTCCAGGAGGTCACGGAGGTACGAGTCGACTGCGACGCCGACACCCTCCTCTACCTGGTCGACCAGGAGGGCGGCGCGTGCCACACCGGCCACCGGTCGTGTTTCTACCGGACGATCGACGGCGAGCAGGTCGGCGAACGGGTGTTCGATCCGGAGACAGTCTACGAGTAA
- a CDS encoding HVO_0234 family beta-propeller protein, with translation MDSIEEKRVYGDREGAITAYVASAMGVVRVRVAGDTVGEFGLCERCAVRDIAATRDAVAIATDRDIRVCPLESERDDGTASEDETFVETGFGPAVAVGYDGGDLIGADPEGRVARRAGGSEEWVTLEDEAVETVRAIDGDLVGADRGVFRVHGGGLDHAGLTDVRDVSAAGVPLAATADGLYKLGNGWMAVLEGSFDTVAADPRSRRGHIERAHAVSGETIYASTGDGEWLADDDASDRIVGFGYGDETYAVTETGTFRSSSEDGWRRRLLGVTDVVGMAVPATTPPKTDSPAR, from the coding sequence ATGGATTCGATCGAGGAAAAGCGCGTCTACGGCGACCGCGAAGGGGCGATCACGGCCTACGTCGCGAGCGCGATGGGCGTCGTTCGCGTCCGCGTCGCCGGCGACACCGTCGGCGAATTCGGCCTCTGCGAGCGCTGTGCGGTCCGGGACATCGCAGCGACCCGCGACGCCGTCGCCATCGCGACCGACCGGGACATCCGCGTGTGTCCGCTCGAGAGCGAGCGCGACGACGGGACAGCCAGCGAGGACGAGACGTTCGTCGAAACCGGATTCGGCCCGGCGGTCGCCGTCGGGTACGACGGCGGCGATTTGATCGGGGCCGACCCGGAGGGCCGCGTTGCGCGTCGAGCGGGCGGGAGCGAGGAATGGGTCACGCTCGAGGACGAGGCCGTCGAGACGGTCCGAGCGATCGACGGCGACCTCGTCGGGGCCGATCGTGGCGTCTTCCGCGTCCACGGCGGCGGGCTCGATCACGCCGGACTGACCGACGTGCGGGACGTCTCGGCTGCCGGCGTGCCGCTGGCCGCCACCGCCGATGGACTCTACAAGCTCGGCAACGGCTGGATGGCGGTCCTCGAGGGGTCGTTCGACACCGTCGCGGCGGATCCACGGTCCCGACGTGGCCACATCGAGCGCGCACACGCCGTTTCGGGGGAGACGATCTACGCGTCGACGGGGGACGGCGAGTGGCTCGCCGACGACGACGCGAGCGATCGAATCGTCGGCTTCGGGTACGGCGACGAAACCTACGCCGTCACGGAGACCGGGACCTTCCGATCCTCGAGCGAGGACGGGTGGCGACGGCGACTACTGGGCGTCACCGACGTCGTCGGGATGGCCGTCCCCGCGACGACACCGCCAAAAACCGACAGCCCTGCGAGGTAG
- a CDS encoding cupin domain-containing protein: MSDYTKVNYHDADDRNGMYFLRDELDCENMGVTVVECDPGWEGKEHAHEEEGHEEVYLLMEGEATVTVEDESIEMNPGDAIRIAPDTTHRIHNGDTESRFVLMGAP, from the coding sequence ATGTCCGACTACACCAAAGTGAACTACCACGACGCCGACGATCGGAACGGGATGTACTTCCTCCGTGACGAACTGGATTGCGAGAACATGGGCGTGACCGTCGTCGAGTGCGACCCCGGCTGGGAGGGCAAGGAACACGCCCACGAGGAGGAAGGCCACGAAGAGGTCTACCTGCTGATGGAGGGCGAAGCGACGGTCACGGTCGAAGACGAGTCGATCGAGATGAACCCGGGCGACGCGATCCGGATCGCACCGGACACGACCCACCGGATCCACAACGGCGACACCGAGAGTCGGTTCGTGCTGATGGGCGCACCGTGA
- a CDS encoding class I SAM-dependent methyltransferase — protein MDRRELRRAWDAVADDYARNRRADGEDAALIDDLLAALPADATVLDVGCGDGMRTLANLTGVDRIGLDLSGRQLELSAANVPDAHLVQGEMTSLPIAANSVDGITAYHAVFHVPRADHPAVYAEFARVLRPGGRLLTTVGSSSYETVRRDWLGSGRSMFFSTHGRQRTRSALETAGFEIVWERRVDDPLGSSVPFVMAEYRG, from the coding sequence ATGGACCGACGAGAACTCCGACGAGCGTGGGACGCCGTCGCCGACGACTACGCCAGGAACCGCCGGGCCGACGGGGAAGACGCCGCCCTGATCGACGACCTGCTCGCGGCGCTTCCCGCGGACGCGACCGTTCTCGACGTCGGCTGTGGCGACGGGATGCGCACGCTCGCGAACCTCACCGGGGTCGACCGGATCGGTCTCGACCTCTCGGGCCGCCAGCTCGAGCTGTCGGCGGCCAACGTCCCCGACGCTCACCTCGTCCAGGGCGAGATGACGTCCCTCCCGATCGCGGCGAACTCGGTCGACGGGATCACGGCGTACCACGCCGTCTTCCACGTTCCCCGAGCGGACCATCCGGCCGTCTACGCGGAGTTCGCGCGTGTCCTCCGACCGGGCGGTCGGCTCCTCACGACGGTCGGCTCGAGTAGTTACGAGACGGTCCGGCGCGACTGGCTCGGGAGCGGCCGATCGATGTTCTTCAGCACGCATGGCCGGCAGCGGACCCGTAGCGCGCTCGAAACGGCCGGTTTCGAGATCGTCTGGGAGCGCCGCGTCGACGATCCGCTCGGGAGTTCGGTCCCGTTCGTGATGGCCGAGTACCGGGGGTAG
- the serB gene encoding phosphoserine phosphatase SerB translates to MTVVAFDFDGTLSDSEMTVLLGDRRSVADDMAEITDRAMNDEIGYAESLRKRAALLEGLPQAEAEAAFDEVVLREGAADLIAELNDAGVTTAILTGGFERGVAAALEREDVSVDHIVSNRLPMNGGELTGAVEGPLIEGTKDDALEDLAADVGVDLADTVAVGDGANDLPMLEVAGLAIGFEPKPAVEPHCDVVVTSMAEARETLVDDGVLADR, encoded by the coding sequence ATGACAGTCGTCGCTTTCGACTTCGATGGGACGCTTTCTGACTCGGAAATGACCGTACTGCTCGGTGATCGGCGGAGCGTCGCCGATGACATGGCGGAGATCACCGACCGCGCGATGAACGACGAGATCGGCTACGCCGAGAGCCTGCGCAAACGCGCGGCCCTGCTCGAGGGGCTTCCCCAGGCGGAGGCCGAGGCCGCCTTCGACGAGGTCGTCCTGCGCGAGGGTGCCGCCGACCTCATCGCCGAACTCAACGATGCCGGCGTCACGACCGCCATCCTCACCGGCGGGTTCGAACGCGGCGTCGCGGCGGCCCTCGAGCGCGAGGACGTCTCCGTCGATCACATCGTCTCGAATCGACTCCCGATGAACGGGGGCGAGCTGACGGGCGCAGTCGAAGGGCCCCTGATCGAAGGCACCAAAGACGACGCGCTCGAGGACCTCGCCGCCGACGTCGGCGTCGACCTCGCGGACACCGTGGCAGTCGGCGACGGTGCCAACGACCTGCCGATGCTCGAGGTCGCCGGCCTGGCGATCGGCTTCGAACCGAAACCGGCCGTCGAACCCCACTGTGACGTCGTCGTCACGTCGATGGCCGAGGCTCGCGAGACGCTGGTCGACGACGGCGTGCTCGCCGACCGTTGA
- a CDS encoding universal stress protein translates to MARHVLVPVDDSEPARAALEHAIEWVPADRVTVVHAIDDLEADYAGVVSENDEPAFFAAVRETAAEYERSVETTVVEGGGAADAILEYVDEADIDAIVMGSEGKAGVSRMLLGSVAEAVTRRAEVPVTIVP, encoded by the coding sequence ATGGCCAGACACGTCCTCGTCCCGGTCGACGACTCCGAGCCGGCCCGGGCGGCCCTCGAGCACGCCATCGAGTGGGTGCCCGCCGATCGAGTGACGGTCGTCCACGCGATCGACGACCTCGAGGCGGACTACGCCGGTGTGGTGTCGGAAAACGACGAGCCCGCGTTCTTCGCCGCGGTCCGGGAAACCGCCGCCGAGTACGAGCGATCGGTCGAGACCACCGTCGTCGAGGGCGGCGGAGCGGCGGACGCGATCCTCGAGTACGTCGACGAGGCGGACATCGACGCGATCGTGATGGGCAGCGAGGGGAAAGCGGGCGTCTCGCGGATGCTGCTGGGCAGCGTCGCGGAGGCGGTCACGCGGCGCGCCGAGGTTCCGGTGACGATCGTGCCGTGA
- a CDS encoding DUF7118 family protein — translation MSERVHPSDDRSNTAAGSDESTPLEELEAARTRLAESNGRIEDHGEETVDEVATAYRNATTLLDDYVDRATGTGKENFQAYIQLEGKFDGLVSSLSDDLPEREAFEDALEAIDKRRLSESDFERATDALEPAAAYADLLEEREAAREALVEARKNANKRLRAIDDEIDDHERLLELSTADLDAPVDRLRDPIERYNEAVREAFEDYRLSASAREVFDLLERSTWYPFVTYEQPPDELLDYVRENPAGEYTIPELLEYADYSRSKLSHYVESADELKRSVATQQTYLDGIDAEPLTIDWPPEPAGALRRRVREYRPFVARVAGEETVATLREVGLLATDPDYDRLQTAAQAVVQLTPAERERLSDGRIADELERLRTERERLEDALEVDDPV, via the coding sequence ATGAGCGAGCGCGTCCATCCCTCCGACGACCGCTCGAACACTGCCGCCGGGAGCGACGAATCGACACCGCTCGAGGAACTCGAGGCCGCCCGAACCCGTCTCGCGGAGAGCAACGGCCGGATCGAAGACCACGGCGAGGAAACCGTCGACGAGGTCGCGACCGCCTATCGAAACGCGACGACGCTGTTAGACGACTACGTCGACCGCGCGACCGGGACCGGCAAGGAGAACTTCCAGGCGTACATCCAACTCGAGGGGAAATTCGACGGGCTGGTCTCGAGCCTGTCGGACGACCTCCCGGAACGGGAGGCCTTCGAGGACGCCCTCGAGGCGATCGACAAACGCCGGCTCAGCGAATCGGACTTCGAACGGGCCACCGACGCCCTCGAGCCGGCCGCCGCGTACGCCGACCTGCTCGAAGAACGGGAGGCCGCTCGCGAAGCGCTGGTCGAGGCCCGCAAGAACGCGAACAAGCGCCTGCGGGCCATCGACGACGAGATCGACGACCACGAGCGGCTGCTCGAGCTCTCGACTGCCGATCTGGACGCGCCGGTCGACCGGCTCCGGGACCCCATCGAGCGCTACAACGAGGCCGTCCGCGAGGCGTTCGAGGACTACCGGCTCTCGGCCAGCGCACGCGAGGTGTTCGACCTTCTCGAGCGAAGTACGTGGTATCCGTTCGTGACCTACGAGCAGCCGCCCGACGAGCTATTGGACTACGTCCGCGAGAACCCGGCCGGCGAGTACACGATCCCCGAGTTGCTCGAGTACGCCGACTATTCCCGGTCGAAGCTCTCCCACTACGTCGAGAGCGCGGACGAACTCAAGCGGTCGGTCGCGACCCAGCAGACGTATCTCGACGGTATCGACGCCGAGCCGCTGACGATCGACTGGCCGCCGGAACCGGCGGGCGCGTTGCGCCGCCGGGTGCGGGAGTATCGCCCCTTCGTCGCGCGGGTGGCCGGCGAGGAGACCGTCGCAACGTTGCGCGAGGTCGGCCTCCTCGCGACCGACCCCGACTACGACCGCCTGCAGACCGCAGCTCAGGCCGTCGTCCAGCTCACCCCCGCCGAGCGCGAGCGGCTGTCCGACGGTCGCATCGCGGACGAGCTCGAACGCCTGCGAACCGAACGGGAGCGACTCGAGGACGCACTCGAGGTCGACGACCCGGTCTGA
- a CDS encoding ribose-phosphate diphosphokinase — MIVSGSASQALAAALARELEEPLAAVEYDRFPDGELLAAVPGVAETEPDRAVIVASTVSSDAHLEVLQLQDAVREAGVAEVVTVLPYMGYGRQDAAFEPGHPVSARAVARAISTGTDRILTVNPHETAVCEFFEPAATAVDAAGRLAEPLPDDLADPVFLAPDAGAVELAETARDSYSAGETDYFEKTRHSGTEVEVSPSDVDVAGRDVVVVDDIIATGSTMSEAVAVLEDRDVGRVFVTCVHPLLARNAVTKLSRAGVEAIYGTDTLERGVETVSVAPTLAQYL; from the coding sequence ATGATCGTCAGCGGATCCGCGTCGCAGGCTCTGGCCGCCGCGCTCGCACGTGAACTCGAGGAACCGCTCGCCGCCGTCGAGTACGACCGCTTTCCCGACGGCGAACTGCTCGCCGCCGTCCCCGGCGTCGCCGAGACCGAGCCCGATCGGGCAGTGATCGTCGCCTCGACGGTCTCGAGCGACGCCCACCTCGAGGTGCTCCAGTTGCAAGACGCCGTCCGCGAGGCCGGCGTCGCGGAGGTCGTCACCGTCCTGCCCTACATGGGCTATGGGCGACAGGACGCGGCCTTCGAGCCGGGCCATCCCGTCTCCGCGCGAGCGGTCGCCCGCGCGATTTCGACCGGGACGGACCGGATCCTGACCGTCAACCCCCACGAGACGGCCGTCTGCGAGTTCTTCGAGCCGGCGGCGACGGCGGTCGACGCGGCCGGGCGACTGGCCGAACCCCTGCCCGACGACCTCGCGGATCCGGTCTTCCTCGCGCCGGATGCGGGGGCCGTCGAACTCGCCGAGACGGCCCGCGACAGCTACAGCGCGGGCGAGACCGACTACTTCGAGAAGACCCGCCATTCGGGCACCGAGGTCGAGGTTTCGCCGAGCGACGTCGACGTCGCCGGCCGCGACGTCGTCGTCGTCGACGACATCATCGCGACGGGGTCGACGATGAGCGAAGCCGTCGCGGTTCTCGAGGATCGCGACGTCGGTCGGGTGTTCGTGACCTGCGTCCACCCGCTGCTCGCTCGCAACGCCGTCACGAAGCTCTCTCGAGCCGGCGTGGAAGCGATCTACGGCACCGACACCCTCGAGCGCGGGGTCGAGACGGTCTCCGTCGCCCCCACGCTCGCACAGTACCTGTAA
- the metX gene encoding homoserine O-acetyltransferase MetX: MTTKNTIDLGEFQFLSGESIPNLEMAYETYGDFTGDNAVLVCHALTGSAHVARRPDAGGDTAGQARAWWGDVVGPGKAIDTTEYYVVCANAPGSCYGTTGPASENPETGEPYGTDFPPVTVGDWSRAQRALLDELGVGRLHAVVGGSVGGMNVLDWLRRFPDDVERAGAVATASRLDAQCLALDTVAKRAITGDPNWNDGHYYGGPEPEEGLARARQIGHIMYLSKDSMGRKFGRRSAGREAVREEPPDPAAAFFPYREVESYLDYQADKFTDRFDANSYLYMTRAMDDFDLSAGYESDADALAAFEGELLVLSFTGDWHFTVEQAEALAEASREAGVDVAHHVVESDHGHDAFLVEPEKVGPPLADLLEAGLAGRAITDTAPETDDTGEFAPVHTSLFSE, from the coding sequence GTGACGACCAAGAACACGATCGACCTCGGCGAGTTCCAGTTCCTCTCGGGGGAGTCGATCCCGAACCTCGAGATGGCATACGAGACGTACGGCGACTTCACCGGCGACAACGCGGTGTTGGTCTGTCACGCGCTGACCGGCAGCGCCCACGTCGCCCGCCGGCCGGATGCAGGCGGCGACACGGCGGGACAGGCTCGCGCCTGGTGGGGCGACGTCGTCGGCCCAGGGAAGGCGATCGATACGACGGAGTACTACGTCGTCTGTGCGAACGCGCCGGGGTCGTGTTACGGGACGACGGGGCCCGCGAGCGAGAACCCCGAAACGGGCGAGCCCTACGGGACCGATTTCCCCCCGGTGACGGTCGGCGACTGGTCGCGCGCCCAGCGAGCGCTGCTGGACGAACTCGGCGTCGGGCGACTCCACGCCGTCGTCGGCGGCAGCGTCGGCGGGATGAACGTCCTCGACTGGCTGCGCCGGTTCCCCGACGACGTCGAACGCGCCGGTGCGGTCGCGACCGCGTCCCGACTCGACGCACAGTGTCTCGCGCTCGATACCGTCGCCAAGCGAGCGATTACGGGCGACCCCAACTGGAACGACGGCCACTACTACGGCGGGCCGGAACCCGAGGAAGGGCTGGCTCGAGCCCGCCAGATCGGCCACATCATGTATCTCTCGAAGGACTCCATGGGGCGCAAGTTCGGTCGGCGCTCTGCGGGTCGAGAGGCGGTCCGCGAGGAGCCGCCGGATCCCGCGGCCGCCTTCTTCCCCTATCGGGAGGTCGAGTCATATCTGGACTATCAGGCCGACAAGTTCACGGACCGATTCGACGCGAACAGCTATCTCTACATGACCCGTGCGATGGACGACTTCGACCTGTCGGCGGGGTACGAATCCGACGCCGACGCCCTGGCAGCCTTCGAGGGGGAGCTCCTCGTTCTCTCCTTTACCGGCGACTGGCACTTCACCGTCGAGCAGGCCGAAGCCCTGGCCGAGGCCAGCCGCGAGGCCGGCGTCGACGTCGCCCATCACGTCGTCGAATCCGACCACGGCCACGACGCGTTCCTCGTCGAACCCGAAAAGGTCGGCCCGCCGCTCGCGGATCTGCTCGAGGCGGGGCTCGCCGGCCGTGCGATCACCGATACGGCTCCCGAAACCGACGACACGGGGGAGTTCGCGCCGGTTCACACGAGTCTGTTTTCCGAGTGA
- the serA gene encoding phosphoglycerate dehydrogenase: MKVLVTDPIADAGLDVLRDAGHEVETGYELEGDALLEAVSDANGLIVRSGTEVTEEVLDAADELAIVGRAGIGVDNIDIDAAKDHGVIVANAPEGNVRAAAEHTVAMTFATARSIPQAHIRLKNGEWAKSDYLGTELNGKTLGVVGLGRVGQEVAKKLDSLGMDIVAYDPYISEERADRIGAELVEFEPCLERADFLTVHTPLTPETEGLISEDELALLGDGYLVNCARGGVVDEDALAAKVEDGTLAGAAIDVFAEEPLPADSPLLEHDDIIVTPHLGASTEAAQENVATSTAKQVNAALVGEPVANALNAPSIDESAFPRVEPYIDLAETAGKVAAQLLEGRIEDIEVVYEGDIADEDVEFVTASALKGVFEPLEWQVNAVNAPQIAEDRGVDVTESKTRQAEDFQSLVSVTVSNGDDEVSVDGTLFAGDDPRIVRIDGYRVDAIPHGRMVIARNTDEPGVIGLIGSVMGKHDVNIAGMFNARETIGGEALTVYNVDSEVPAEAKEELEADERIIGISDITLNGQA, translated from the coding sequence ATGAAGGTTCTCGTCACGGATCCGATCGCGGATGCGGGTCTGGACGTACTCAGAGACGCCGGCCACGAAGTCGAGACGGGTTACGAACTCGAGGGCGATGCACTCCTCGAGGCGGTCTCCGACGCCAACGGGCTGATCGTTCGCTCCGGGACCGAAGTCACCGAGGAGGTTCTCGACGCCGCGGACGAACTGGCTATCGTCGGTCGAGCCGGGATCGGCGTCGACAACATCGACATCGACGCCGCGAAAGATCACGGTGTCATCGTCGCCAATGCTCCCGAAGGGAACGTTCGGGCGGCCGCCGAACACACCGTCGCGATGACGTTCGCGACCGCTCGATCGATCCCGCAGGCCCACATCCGCCTGAAAAACGGCGAGTGGGCGAAAAGCGACTATCTCGGGACCGAACTCAACGGCAAGACCCTGGGCGTCGTCGGGCTCGGCCGCGTCGGCCAGGAGGTCGCCAAGAAACTCGACTCCCTTGGCATGGACATCGTCGCCTACGATCCCTACATCAGCGAGGAGCGCGCCGACCGCATCGGTGCCGAACTCGTCGAGTTCGAGCCGTGTCTCGAGCGTGCGGACTTCCTCACCGTCCATACCCCCCTCACCCCGGAGACCGAGGGGCTGATCAGCGAGGACGAACTGGCGTTGCTGGGCGACGGCTACCTGGTCAACTGCGCCCGTGGCGGCGTCGTCGACGAGGACGCACTGGCCGCCAAGGTCGAGGACGGAACGCTCGCCGGCGCGGCGATCGACGTCTTCGCCGAGGAACCGCTGCCCGCTGACTCGCCGCTCCTCGAGCACGACGACATCATCGTCACGCCCCACCTCGGTGCCTCGACGGAGGCCGCACAGGAGAACGTCGCCACCTCGACGGCCAAACAGGTCAACGCCGCACTGGTGGGCGAACCGGTCGCGAACGCCCTGAACGCGCCGTCGATCGACGAGAGCGCGTTCCCACGCGTCGAACCCTACATCGACCTCGCGGAGACCGCCGGCAAGGTCGCCGCCCAGCTCCTCGAGGGCCGCATCGAAGACATCGAAGTCGTCTACGAAGGCGACATCGCCGACGAGGACGTGGAGTTCGTCACCGCGAGCGCGCTCAAAGGCGTCTTCGAACCACTCGAGTGGCAGGTCAACGCGGTCAACGCCCCACAGATCGCCGAGGATCGCGGCGTCGACGTCACCGAGTCCAAGACGCGACAGGCCGAGGACTTCCAGAGCCTGGTCTCCGTGACCGTCAGCAACGGCGACGACGAGGTCTCCGTCGACGGCACCCTCTTCGCCGGTGACGATCCACGCATCGTCCGTATCGACGGCTACCGCGTCGACGCGATCCCCCACGGCCGGATGGTCATCGCGCGGAACACGGACGAACCCGGCGTCATCGGTCTCATCGGGAGCGTCATGGGCAAACACGACGTCAACATCGCCGGCATGTTCAACGCCCGCGAAACGATCGGCGGCGAGGCGCTGACCGTCTACAACGTCGACAGCGAGGTCCCCGCCGAAGCCAAGGAGGAGCTCGAGGCCGACGAGCGAATCATCGGCATCAGCGACATCACGCTGAACGGGCAGGCCTGA